Proteins co-encoded in one Deefgea piscis genomic window:
- a CDS encoding efflux RND transporter periplasmic adaptor subunit: MTNLSKKKKVGLLVGVTIFILVIGAGLTYGRTHEVAQPNMLRVEPQEVIQRIALVGRIEPSVLVTMSAPFDGSIVQIHAEEGLKVERDQLLASFDPSNLEIQLREALAVKLKAERSVQEFDKWAQSSEVMRAKRTLTGIQFNLSDTEHKLAETRLLFEQGIVPKMELDTLVQQQKSLKLDAQAADVELQAVIAKAHGDARRIAEMELANAQAKYETLQAQLARKEVRAPFAGVIVRVPSNSAENTSTETIQVGGNVRRDQPLFGLANLEQLKVTAKVDEVDVNRLHEGMNVDITGDGFEGVPLTGQITRIASQSSTSSEGSGARYDISVSIPKLLPEQRKQMRLGMSANLSVIAYKNPSAVVVPASAIHAKDGRYYVRIVGKSQHQVTMKPVTLGRSLENGVEVNGLPTGIEIVY, translated from the coding sequence ATGACTAATCTTTCCAAAAAGAAAAAAGTTGGACTGCTGGTAGGTGTAACCATCTTCATTTTGGTGATTGGTGCTGGATTAACTTATGGTCGAACTCATGAGGTTGCTCAGCCCAATATGCTGCGTGTTGAGCCGCAGGAGGTGATACAGCGCATTGCTTTGGTTGGCCGGATCGAACCAAGTGTGCTGGTTACAATGTCTGCACCTTTTGATGGCAGTATTGTGCAGATTCACGCTGAAGAAGGATTAAAAGTAGAGCGAGATCAATTGCTTGCCAGTTTCGACCCTAGCAACCTTGAGATCCAATTGCGAGAGGCTTTGGCAGTCAAATTAAAGGCCGAGCGGAGTGTTCAAGAGTTCGACAAATGGGCGCAAAGCTCCGAAGTCATGCGTGCAAAACGAACCTTGACTGGCATTCAATTCAATTTAAGCGACACTGAGCATAAATTAGCAGAAACTCGATTGTTGTTTGAGCAAGGTATCGTGCCAAAAATGGAGCTTGATACTTTGGTACAACAACAAAAATCCTTGAAACTGGACGCGCAAGCCGCAGATGTTGAATTGCAGGCTGTGATTGCAAAAGCGCATGGTGATGCTAGAAGAATTGCAGAGATGGAATTGGCCAATGCCCAAGCTAAGTATGAAACTTTGCAAGCACAATTAGCACGTAAGGAAGTGCGAGCTCCATTTGCTGGAGTGATTGTACGTGTACCTAGTAATTCAGCCGAAAATACATCTACAGAGACAATTCAAGTGGGTGGAAATGTTCGACGTGATCAACCGCTCTTTGGATTGGCTAATCTTGAACAGCTCAAAGTTACGGCCAAGGTCGATGAGGTTGATGTCAATCGTCTGCATGAAGGGATGAATGTTGATATTACAGGCGATGGATTCGAGGGAGTGCCGCTAACAGGGCAAATAACAAGAATCGCCTCCCAATCCTCGACTTCATCGGAAGGGAGTGGTGCGCGTTATGACATTAGTGTTTCCATCCCCAAATTATTGCCTGAACAGCGTAAGCAGATGCGTTTGGGAATGAGTGCCAATTTATCCGTGATTGCTTACAAAAATCCCTCCGCTGTAGTAGTGCCTGCTAGCGCTATTCATGCCAAAGATGGTCGCTACTATGTGAGGATAGTGGGGAAGAGCCAGCATCAAGTCACAATGAAACCTGTCACCTTGGGGCGGTCATTGGAAAACGGGGTAGAAGTTAATGGCCTACCCACAGGAATTGAAATTGTTTATTAG
- a CDS encoding TolC family protein, translating into MSNFRFSMLELFLGFSAISSVYAFDQTQISRPTMPKEPVAAPILNSIELSLSDAIYLGLRNNRSISSAYLQRVAQKFDLRVAEDRFTPKLLLSTQFLRNQIKDSQSDKTADLNTGLSMITPLGTKINLAWRGQSSHQLDNRLSAVSFSVIQPLLRDAGWDVNMAPVQLAQLNEKAYRLSLKSTVSQTVTQIILAYRDFVRAQKQLDITQDALERSKQLLVVNKALISAGRMAEFEIVQTEADAATQELAVEEAKNQLDASRVELLRLLAIDLATAIRANDDLNAEPVVIDNAQAQRVALENQPEYLAQLIAGQQARINLKLAKNQRLWDVSLVGGVNHTTEQTGIESNVTNVRSDNFIGLKLEIPLGDLSRQQGEIQAQATVDTQALREAEAKQQLEQTVHNSLRDISTRWRQFEISKRAYELSLKKLDIERQKLKVGRSSNFQVLSFESDLRNAESVRLNALISYLNAQTQLDLKLGTTLENWQIAIND; encoded by the coding sequence ATGAGTAATTTTCGCTTTTCTATGCTTGAGCTTTTCTTGGGATTCTCTGCCATAAGTTCAGTGTATGCTTTCGATCAAACACAGATTTCTCGGCCAACAATGCCAAAAGAGCCGGTTGCCGCCCCTATTTTGAATAGCATAGAACTTAGTTTATCGGATGCAATTTATCTTGGGTTACGCAACAATCGTTCAATTAGTAGTGCCTATTTGCAGAGAGTTGCTCAGAAATTTGATTTACGTGTTGCTGAAGATCGGTTTACTCCCAAGTTGTTGTTGAGTACCCAGTTTCTACGGAATCAGATCAAGGACAGTCAGAGCGACAAAACGGCTGACCTAAATACCGGACTCTCCATGATTACCCCATTAGGCACAAAAATAAACTTAGCCTGGAGAGGACAATCTAGCCATCAGCTTGATAATAGGCTCTCTGCGGTAAGTTTCAGTGTCATTCAGCCATTACTTAGGGATGCGGGCTGGGATGTGAATATGGCTCCAGTTCAGTTGGCTCAATTGAATGAAAAAGCTTATCGCTTGAGCTTGAAATCGACAGTCTCACAGACCGTTACACAAATTATTCTCGCTTACCGAGATTTTGTCCGTGCCCAGAAGCAGTTGGATATAACTCAAGATGCTTTGGAGCGGTCAAAACAGTTATTGGTCGTCAATAAGGCATTGATTTCAGCTGGCCGTATGGCTGAGTTTGAAATCGTACAAACTGAGGCAGATGCCGCCACGCAAGAGTTAGCTGTTGAAGAGGCCAAAAATCAATTGGATGCAAGCCGCGTTGAATTATTGCGATTACTGGCGATTGACTTAGCTACCGCAATACGAGCCAATGACGATTTGAACGCAGAGCCTGTCGTAATTGACAATGCTCAAGCCCAACGGGTCGCATTAGAAAACCAGCCAGAATATTTAGCACAGTTGATTGCAGGCCAGCAGGCACGAATTAATCTTAAGTTGGCAAAAAATCAACGTCTTTGGGATGTGTCTCTGGTGGGGGGGGTAAATCACACGACCGAGCAAACGGGGATTGAATCCAATGTCACTAATGTGCGTAGTGATAATTTTATTGGCTTAAAACTTGAAATTCCTCTTGGTGATTTATCTCGACAACAGGGAGAGATTCAGGCTCAAGCAACCGTAGATACGCAGGCTTTGCGAGAAGCTGAAGCAAAGCAACAATTAGAACAAACTGTACATAACTCCCTCCGTGATATATCCACTCGCTGGCGACAGTTCGAGATTTCTAAACGAGCTTATGAACTCTCACTCAAAAAATTAGATATTGAACGGCAAAAGTTAAAGGTTGGCCGCTCGTCTAACTTTCAAGTGTTGAGTTTTGAGAGTGATTTACGCAATGCAGAAAGTGTTCGATTAAATGCCTTGATCTCCTATTTGAACGCACAAACACAACTTGATCTGAAGCTTGGAACGACCCTGGAGAATTGGCAAATTGCGATTAATGACTAA
- a CDS encoding ABC transporter permease — MLELVKNGKPSLAQQFVESLSSLLIFRHRSLLALLGITIGCASIIALLNIGQNAADESLRTFQSMGSNTLIVNFPPSAKAKTPLPLKINVTDFQQAMPNVANIAGLTLFGAKVGYNGQSVDSSIVGTTVGLADIAGLRLAQGRFISDFDHRETFVVLGARVANALSHGVNSVLVGSLVRINDDLFTVVGILEAQPPNPLVPVVFDDAVMLPMGAMRRIHPTAELGNILVQVKEHQNSPMLQVQLQEYLTSLFPTHLVNVQAPQQLLDGLRRQGDMFTYLLAGLGCISLLVGGIGVMNVMLMSVSERRREIGVRMALGARQSDIRTLFLFEAASLSAAGALLGVLLGIISAYIFTLISAWQFTLAVEAIPIGVACSMFIGLFFGIYPAMLASRLNPVQALRDE, encoded by the coding sequence ATGCTTGAGTTGGTCAAAAATGGTAAGCCCTCATTAGCTCAGCAGTTTGTGGAGTCCTTGAGTAGCTTACTAATATTTCGTCATCGATCATTATTGGCATTATTGGGTATTACCATTGGTTGTGCTTCCATCATTGCGCTGCTGAATATTGGTCAAAATGCTGCTGATGAATCGCTTCGAACATTTCAGTCAATGGGGTCAAATACGCTCATTGTGAACTTTCCGCCTTCGGCAAAAGCAAAAACTCCTCTCCCTCTCAAGATTAACGTCACCGATTTCCAACAGGCGATGCCTAATGTGGCAAACATCGCAGGTCTGACTTTATTTGGAGCGAAGGTTGGTTATAACGGTCAATCTGTGGATTCAAGCATTGTTGGTACTACGGTGGGCTTGGCTGACATTGCTGGATTGCGGTTAGCTCAAGGTCGTTTCATCTCTGATTTCGATCATCGAGAAACCTTTGTAGTGCTTGGTGCGAGAGTTGCTAATGCGTTGAGTCATGGCGTGAATTCCGTCCTTGTTGGTTCATTGGTTCGCATTAATGACGATCTATTCACGGTGGTTGGTATCCTAGAGGCGCAGCCACCCAATCCACTGGTTCCTGTAGTTTTTGATGATGCTGTGATGCTGCCAATGGGAGCGATGCGCCGAATTCATCCAACTGCTGAATTAGGGAATATTCTTGTTCAGGTAAAAGAACATCAGAACTCACCAATGCTTCAGGTTCAACTTCAAGAATATTTAACATCGTTGTTTCCGACTCATCTCGTCAACGTGCAAGCTCCTCAGCAATTGTTGGATGGTCTACGTCGCCAAGGGGACATGTTTACTTATCTACTGGCTGGCTTAGGCTGCATTTCATTGTTAGTTGGTGGTATTGGGGTCATGAACGTCATGTTGATGAGTGTTTCAGAACGACGACGAGAAATTGGAGTTCGTATGGCGTTAGGCGCTCGACAAAGCGACATTCGTACCTTGTTCTTATTTGAGGCTGCAAGTTTATCGGCAGCAGGGGCATTGCTAGGTGTGCTACTGGGTATCATCAGTGCTTATATTTTTACTCTAATTTCCGCTTGGCAGTTCACCTTAGCTGTGGAGGCAATACCGATTGGAGTGGCTTGTTCTATGTTCATTGGCTTATTTTTTGGAATTTATCCAGCAATGCTCGCATCAAGATTGAACCCTGTACAGGCGCTAAGGGATGAGTAA
- a CDS encoding ABC transporter ATP-binding protein, with amino-acid sequence MKDISVDATERPLIFLDNISYTYQTRGAPLSILQGVSLGIQQGDDCAIVGASGSGKSTLLNILGLLDLPSSGQFFLSDRDVLATSADERADIRNREIGFIFQSFNLLAHLTALDNVALPLFYRGMSRQDSRELAWIQLDKVGLADRVKHRPADLSGGQRQRVAIARALVGDPSIILADEPTGNLDHSTSEDVLELLLALNKNAGVTLVMVTHDNVIASRFSRKIEVVRGQLVEANSAEKIISYA; translated from the coding sequence ATGAAGGACATCAGTGTTGATGCAACTGAGCGGCCATTAATTTTTTTGGATAATATCAGCTATACCTATCAGACTCGGGGTGCTCCCTTGTCAATCTTGCAGGGCGTATCTTTAGGCATCCAGCAGGGCGATGATTGTGCCATCGTTGGTGCTTCTGGCTCAGGTAAAAGCACTCTGTTAAATATCTTGGGTTTATTAGATTTACCGAGTAGCGGACAATTTTTTCTGTCTGATCGTGATGTCTTAGCTACATCAGCTGATGAACGAGCGGATATTCGGAATCGAGAAATTGGGTTTATTTTTCAGTCTTTCAACTTACTTGCACATCTAACTGCTTTAGATAATGTCGCATTGCCATTATTTTATCGTGGCATGTCTCGGCAAGACTCGCGTGAATTGGCATGGATTCAACTGGATAAAGTGGGTCTTGCAGATCGCGTTAAGCATCGTCCTGCGGACTTATCAGGAGGGCAGCGGCAGCGAGTTGCTATTGCTAGAGCATTAGTAGGTGATCCTTCAATTATTCTTGCCGATGAGCCTACTGGAAATCTTGATCATTCAACGTCGGAAGACGTCCTGGAGTTGCTCCTGGCATTAAATAAAAATGCTGGGGTCACGTTGGTTATGGTTACGCACGACAATGTGATTGCTTCACGTTTTAGCCGAAAGATTGAAGTAGTTCGCGGGCAGCTTGTCGAGGCTAATTCAGCAGAAAAGATCATATCGTATGCTTGA
- a CDS encoding MobA/MobL family protein has protein sequence MASYHCSVKVGGKGKAAAHAAYISREGKYSDSPRYEDLECSGYGNMPKWAEHNPAHFWQSADEYERANGATYREIEVALPRELTPDQRRELVEDFVQNELGKLHAYQWAIHTPKAALEGAEQPHAHIMYSERTNDEIERDPSQYFKRYNAKNPERGGCKKDSAGTEERLLATRQSWAEIQNEHLARYGHAARVDHRSLKEQGIDREPEFHLGGIGVRKLAATDISALLVRRAAEGELERANRAVGLIDVSGNLALAKAEREQKQSEEAQASADKIRLENEVRDFARQATAQFKQDLAAQALAEQRAQAERQALEAAQRVEQQRQRLEQEKQRQLDEKKQALREAAIQRVKDLKDVLLRHRVGGPSPAVYVNSETIYAEVALDALKAAKLQPEQVDWKRVDFDAASSALQQRRPQAEVIAAITACSPRCVNADSAEKVPIWVAQLAAQIEPQRKPKPEPTQDQEPPAPSPGWSR, from the coding sequence ATGGCATCCTATCATTGCTCGGTGAAAGTGGGCGGCAAAGGCAAAGCCGCCGCCCATGCCGCCTATATCTCCCGTGAAGGGAAATATAGCGACTCACCACGCTATGAGGATTTAGAGTGCAGTGGCTACGGCAATATGCCAAAGTGGGCTGAGCACAATCCAGCCCACTTCTGGCAATCTGCCGACGAGTACGAACGCGCCAATGGCGCGACGTATCGTGAAATCGAAGTCGCGCTACCGCGAGAACTCACGCCCGATCAGCGGCGTGAATTAGTCGAAGACTTTGTGCAGAATGAGTTAGGCAAATTGCATGCCTACCAATGGGCGATCCATACGCCCAAGGCGGCACTCGAAGGCGCTGAACAGCCGCATGCACATATCATGTACAGCGAGCGAACCAACGACGAGATTGAGCGCGATCCGTCACAGTATTTCAAACGCTATAACGCGAAAAATCCAGAGCGTGGCGGCTGCAAAAAAGACAGCGCAGGCACCGAAGAAAGATTACTCGCCACGCGACAAAGCTGGGCAGAAATTCAGAACGAACACCTAGCGCGTTATGGGCATGCAGCGCGGGTGGATCATCGCAGCCTGAAAGAGCAGGGCATAGATCGAGAACCCGAGTTTCACCTGGGTGGCATCGGAGTCAGAAAACTGGCCGCAACTGACATCAGCGCCTTGCTGGTGCGACGTGCTGCAGAAGGCGAGTTAGAACGCGCTAATCGCGCTGTTGGCTTGATTGATGTATCGGGAAACTTGGCCTTGGCCAAGGCCGAACGCGAGCAGAAGCAGAGTGAAGAGGCGCAAGCCAGCGCCGACAAAATCCGCCTTGAAAATGAAGTTCGTGATTTTGCTCGACAGGCAACCGCGCAATTCAAACAAGACTTGGCCGCGCAGGCGTTGGCTGAACAACGCGCTCAAGCCGAGCGGCAAGCACTCGAAGCCGCGCAGCGAGTAGAGCAACAACGGCAACGACTCGAACAAGAAAAACAGCGTCAGCTCGATGAGAAAAAACAGGCGCTGCGTGAAGCAGCGATCCAGCGCGTGAAGGATTTAAAAGATGTGCTGTTACGGCATCGCGTGGGTGGTCCGAGTCCTGCCGTGTATGTTAACAGTGAAACGATTTACGCCGAAGTCGCACTTGATGCACTGAAGGCGGCCAAGCTGCAGCCAGAACAAGTGGACTGGAAGCGGGTGGATTTTGATGCCGCATCATCGGCTTTGCAACAGCGCCGACCGCAGGCGGAAGTGATTGCCGCGATTACTGCGTGCTCGCCGCGTTGCGTTAATGCCGATAGCGCAGAAAAAGTACCCATTTGGGTTGCGCAGCTGGCCGCGCAGATCGAGCCGCAACGAAAACCCAAACCAGAACCAACACAAGATCAAGAACCGCCAGCGCCGAGTCCTGGATGGAGTCGGTAA